Genomic window (Microlunatus antarcticus):
GAAGTGGGACGTCCTGCTGTCGCAGAACCACCACAGCAGCGTGATCCTGGAGTCGGCGTACGACTGGCACCGCACCCTCTTCGAGGAGGGCTACCCGCGCAACGACCCGCTCACGCCCGGCAGCCCGTACGCGGGCGACGGCGCGGCGATCCGCGAGCGGCTCGGCATCCGGCCCGACCAGAAGGCCGTCCTCTACGCGCCGACGTGGCGGGAGAACCAGACGTCGATGGTGACGTTCCTGGACCTGGAACGGCTCAGCGCCGACCTCGGCGACGGCTACGTCATCCTGCTGCGCGGGCACTCCCGCACGGTCAAGTTCGGCGCGAGCCTGCACGAGATCCCCGGCGTGATCGACGTGACGACCTACCCCGAGGTCACCGACCTCTTCCTGGCCGCCGACGCGATGATCACCGACTACTCGTCGGTGATGTTCGACTACTCGGTCACCCGCCGGCCGATGATCTTCTACGTCCCGGACATGGACGACTACCGCGACTCGCTGCGCGGGGTCTACTTCGACCTCTCCGAGGTCGCCCCCGGCCCCGTGCTCTTCACCCAGGACGACGTCACCACCGCCGTCCGCGAGCTCGACCAGGCCGGCGAGCGCTACGCGACCTTGTACGACGCCTGGGTCGAGCGGTTCAACCACCACGACGACGGACGTTCCGCCGAGCGCGTCGTGAAGCGCCTCCTCGCGATCCGCAAGTAGGAACGCTTCCCTGAGCTCGCACCAGGGCCGGAACGCTCCCTGAGCTTGTCGAGGGGCCCGCAGGCGTTGGCGCCGGGGTGTCGCTCCTCCAAGGTCGTTGAAGGGCGCCCGGGGGAACGCTCCCTGAGCTTGTCGAAGGGCCCCGAAGGGGTTGGCGTTCGTCTGTCCACACGACCGCTCGACACAGCTTCGTCGTCCACAGGCATCCGTGGTGCGGCGGCCGACGGGCCGAAGCAGCACCACACTCACGCCATGGCCCACGTGTACCTCCTGCGCTGCTCCGACGGCTCCTTCTACGTGGGCAGCGCACGCGATCTCGATCAGCGGGTGATGCAGCATGCTTCCGGGGTCGTGAAGGGCTACACCTCGACAAGGCGTCCCGTCGAGCTCGTCTGGGCTCTCGAGACCGAGCGGGTGGACGATGCGGCCGAGCTCGAGCGGCAAATCAAGGGGTGGCGCCGCTCGAAGCGGCTGGCCCTGATCGAGGGACGCCTGGACGACCTCCCCGCGCTCGCGCGTGCTGGCTCCCACGCGGCCCCGCGCCTCAACGAGACGCGATAGGTGCGCGTTGGTTGCCATCACGCCAACCCCTGCGGGGCCCTTCGACAAGCTCAGGGAGCGTTCCCCCAAGCGCCCTTCGACAAGCTCAGGGAGCGTCCGAGCGGGGCGAGGACAGAGTTAAGGCAGCGTCACCGTCGCGCGCTGGAGGTTGTGGTCGGAGGCCTGCTTGCCGACGTAGGCGTGGGCGGCGTTCAGGCGGGCGACGTTCTCCCACTCGAGGACGCGGATCTTCTTCGAGGTGAAGATGTAGTCGATGTAGGTGCCGTTGGGGCGGCGGCCGAAGTAGTTCGGGCTCGGCTGGGGCATGAAGTCGTTGAAGCTGCTCAGCGGGGTGTTGATCCGCCGCTCGACCGTCGCGCCCGGGGTGTCCGTGGTCGAGCCGGACGGGTTGCCGAGCGGGTCGACGTAGCCGTACTTCCCCACGACGACCCGGTAGACCGGGTTGTCCTTGACCCCCGAGGGGTTCACGGAGTTCTTGTGGGCGTTCATGTCCCCCGTGATGAAGGTCGGCAGCTTCTTCGGGTTGCGCTTGGCGACCTCCTTGGCCAGGGTCGTGGCCTCGCTGACGTGCAGGTTCCAGTCCTTGTCGGGCTCCAGGTGGGCGGTGGCGAAGAAGAACTTCTTGCCCGTGCTGCGCTGGGTGAAGATCGCCCAGGCCATGTAGCGGTCGTCCTCGGGGCTGGGCAGCAGCTTCGAGCCCTGGCTGACCAGGGTGACTGCGCCGGAGTCGTACAGGATCTTCGTGCCCTTGGACGCGCCCTGGTCCTTGTAGGCGCACTTCGTCGGCGTCTTGGCCTTCACGCAGTTGTTCCGGTTCTTGTTCGCGAGCCGCCAGTCACCGCCGAGCCGGTTGCGCAGGTCCTCGAACTGGCTGAGGTCCTGGCCCTTGCCACCCTCGGCCTTCGGCAGCCACGCCTGGCTGGCCTCCTGCACCCCGAGGACGTCGAGCTTCTGCGACCTGATGTCGCGGACCACGTCGGCCCGGCGGTCCCACCACGAGCGCTCGTTGGGGTGGTCGCCCTCGCAGTTGAAGCACTTGATGTTGAAGCTGCCGACCCGCAGCTGGGCCGAGGTGGGCGCCGGCTTGGGCGTCGAGCCCGCCGCGGCGGCCGTGGTGACCTTGACCGCCCCCGAGTACGGGCTCCAGTTCTCGCCCTCGCTGCTGATCACCCGCACCTTGAACCAGTACGCGGTCTTGGGGGCGAGCCCGCTGATCGTGCCCGAGGTCGCCTTGAAGCGCTTGTACGAGGCCCCGGACATCGCGGCGTTGTCGGCCCACTGGACCCGGTAGGTCAGGCCGGAGCCACGGCTCCCCCACCGCAGCGCCACGCTGGTCGAGCCCGCGCTGCTCCGGGCGAGCCCGGCGGGAGCGCTGTACCCCTTCTGCGTCGTCGCCTTGACGGCCGTCGAGTACGGGCTGAGGTTGTCCCCGTCCGCGGTGATGACGCGGACCTTCACGTAGTACGCCTGGCCCGGCTTCAGCCCGGTCAGGCCCAGCTTGTTCGCCGTGACCCGCTTGTACGCGGCACCGCTCATCGAGCTCTTCGTCGAGTAGGCGACGCGGTAGCGGGGGGCGCCGGCCACGGCCTTCCACGAGACGTCGAGCGTCGAGAGACCGCCGACGGCGACCTTCAGGCCCGAGGGCGTCGCGGTCGCCGCCTGAGCGGGCAGGGCCGTCGCGGTGACGGCCCCCAGGGCGAGCACGGACGACACCGCCCACGCGACGAGACGGCGTCTGCTCGACCTGCTGACGTGCGGAAGTGGGCGGAATCGGACCATGCTTCGGGCTCCTCGAATTCGTGCTGCGTATCCGTCAAGCCCCCCGGTGCCGGAAACCTTAACCAATTGCTCAGAGTTAAACCACCCCTGATGTCAATGACCGACACACTTCCCACGCATTCTTTTTCTTCGACTTCTGGCACTAATTCAAGTCCTTGCCGTCAGACCCCGGACGAGGGCGCGCGTCGTTCGTGACCCCCCGGCGGCCTCGGCGTTGCTAGAATCCGCAGCGGCTGGATGGTCGAGGAGTGGAGTTGGGAACTGTGACGAGCGTCGACGGAAGCACCACGAAGCGGGTGCGGACGAGCCTCGGTGCGCTGGTCGTGATCGCCCTCGTCGGGACCGGTCTGACGACCAGCACCGCGACGGCCGACGTGACGAAGCCGAAGGTCGCCGCCGACACGAAGTCCGGCACCGCGCTCAAGGTCGACTGGACCGACGTCAAGGGCGCCGCGTCCTACCGCGTCCAGTACTCGGCCACCAAGAGCTTCGACGACGCCAAGACGCTGCCGGCCAAGGGCGACCCCGCGATCACCACGAGCGAGACGACGGTCACCGGTCTGACGACCGACAAGACCTACTTCGTCCGCGTCGCCGACGTCTCCGACAGCGGCAAGGTCGGCACCTACAGCGCGGCGACCGAGGCCAAGGCGGCGTTCAAGTTCGAGGCCCCCGGCGACATCTTCCGCACCAAGGTCGACCGCGACAGCATGACCGCGTCGTGGAAGGGCGTCAGCGGCGCGCCCGGCTACACGGTCCGGGTGTACTCGAAGGGCAACCCGACCAAGTTCTTCACGACGACGGGGACCTCGGTCAACCTGACCGGCCTCAAGTCGTCGACGAACTACTTCATCCGCGTGTACGTGGTGCAGCCGGCCGCGGGCTCGACCGACGAGGTCCGGCTCAGCGACGACTCGCCCGAGATCCAGCAGTCCACGACCAGCTACAAGCTGGCGACGCCGGACGGCCTGAAGATGACGAGCCAGAGCCCGACCTCCGTCGGGCTGTCCTGGACCGGGGTCTCCGGGGCTCCGGACGGTGCGGCCTACAAGCTCTCGTACGCCTACAACTACGCGCAGGACGATCACCAGAAGACGTCCCCCGCGTTCAAGGGCACCTCGGCGAAGCTGACGGGCCTCCGGAACGACACCACCTACTTCGGGATCCTCTACCTGGTCGACAAGGACGGGAAGCGCCTCAGCGCGTCGAGCGGGATCGTCACCATCAAGTCGACCGTCCCCCGCGGGACGATCAGCGGCAAGGTCGACGGCGTGACCGGGAGCGACCTGACGGCCGCCGCGTACACGACCTCGGGCTACGTCGCGGAGGCGGTCACCGTCGGGTCGGACAACAAGTACTCGCTGAACGTGCGGCCGGGCAACTACAAGGTCCAGCTCATGTACACCGGCGGCGACAACAAGGCCTCGGCCTGGGCGCGGTCGGGCAGCGACGGCGGCTGGACCTTCGGCGCGGCCTCCACGATCGTGGTCGACGCCGGCAAGACCACCGACGCCCCCGACGTGGACATCAAGAACGGCAAGGTCGTCTCGGGCAAGGTCGTGGACAAGAACGGCGACGCGATCCGCGACGTCGACCTGACCGCGATCGCCGCTCGCGGCGACGAGCGCGACGTCATCTCCCTGACCCGCAGCGGCTCGGACGGGTCGTTCTCGCTCGAGGGCCTCGGCAGCGGCGACTACTGGATCCGCGCCAGCTACTCCGGCGACGGCTTCAAGATCGAGAGCGTCAGCCTCGACGTCAGCAAGGACCTGGGCGTCAAGGTCACCCTCGACACCCTGCCCTTCCGCTCGAAGTACGGCGCCTCGATGCACGGCACCCGCAAGGTCGGCAAGACGATGAACGTCACCGCGACCCCGTGGCTCGCCGGGACCTACCCGACGACCAAGGCGACCATGAGCTACCAGTGGAAGCGCAACGGCAGCCCGATCAAGGGCGCAACGAAGCGGACCTACAAGCTCGTGAGCGCCGACCGGGGCAAGAAGCTCAGCGTCACCGCGACGGCCAAGCGCTACGGCTACACGACCGGCTCCGTCACCTCGACGGCCAAGTCGATCTCGTGAGCTGACGGGCCACCAGCCCGAGCAGGACCACCGTCCCCGGTTCCCCGTGAGGAGCCGGGGACGTCTGCGTTCAGCGCTTGCGCAGGCTCACGTTGCCGTGGGCGGTGGAGTAGAGCTGGCCGCTGCCGAGCTCGACGCCGGTCGGGCCGTTGAGGCGCAGGCGTCGTACGGAGGAGCCGGCGGTCACCTCGAGGTAGACGTCGGCGAGGCGTCCCCCGACCGTGACCGCGAGCGGGTCCAGGGTGCCGGTCACCCGGAGCGTCGCCCCGTCCGGGCCCGCGGTCGCGTCGACGGTCAGCGGACGGCGCCAGGGCCGTCCGGTCTCGCGCCCGACCAGCAGCCACGCGGCCGTCGGCGCGGGGGGCGGGGCGGGGTCGGTCCAGGCCTCGGCGTCCCAGGTGACCACGGCCTCGCCCTCGAGCGAGAACCTCCCGTCCGCCGTCCCGACCGTGAACGACGGCACCCGCAGCGAGGTGAGGCTGAGCCGGCGGGCCCGAGCCGCGACCGCGGCCTGCTGCACGCCCACCCAGCGGCGGAACACCTCGGCGTCGCTGAAGGCCGAGAGGCGTTCCCGGGCGTTCGCCCGCAGCTCGCGGACGCGCTTGGTCGGGAGCGAGAGGAACCGCTCGATGGTGTCGGCCAGGGCCGAGACGTCGCCGCCCGGCACGAGGAACCCGGTCTCGCCGTCGACCAGCAGCTCCGCGGGGCCGTAGCGGATGTCGTACGCGATCGGGACGCACCCGGCGGCCATGCTCTCGAGCAGCACGAGCGACTGGCCCTCGGTGGTCGAGGTCACCAGCGAGAACGAGGCGTCCGCGAAGTGGCGGGCCGCGCCCGGGGCGTACCCGTGCAGGACGACCTGGCCGGCGCTCCCGGTCTCGGCGACGGTCGCCTCGATCGAGGCGAGGCTGCCCGCGTCCTTGCCGTAGACGTCGAGCCCGAAGTCGGCGGCCCGGCCCCCGCGTCCCTGCACCAGCGCGACCGCCCGGACCGCGTGCTCGATCCGCTTGAGCGGCTTGAGGGTGGCGACCACGACGCCACGTTCCGGGCGGTCGGGGGCGGACCGGAGCCGGGAGAGCAGCGACCGCGGCGGGGCGGGCGGCTCGGGCACGACGGGTGGACCGGCGTTCGGGACGGCGTGGAGGTTGGGCGCGGCGCCGAAACGTTCCGCGACGTCGCGGCGCTGCAGGTCGGTCAGGAACACCACCGCGTCGAAGCGGTCGAGGTGCGGCATGATCCGCCGGTGCGCGACGTAGAGGTCGCCGAGGTACGGGTTGGACGCGTCGGCGAGGTGCGACTCGTGGAACACGTGGATCGTCGTCGCCCGCGGGTTGAGGTAGCGCGACAGGAACCGTGCGGTGCTCTTCGACTCGTTGACGATCACCGCGGGACCGTCGCCGACCAGGTGGTCGAGCCAGAGGTAGTAGACGTCCCAGGTGCTCCCGGCCAGCACGGTCGGTGCGCCGGTCGCGTCGAAGAACTGCTGGTAGCGCTTCTTCTCCCCGTCCACCTCGACCGGGAAGTCGCGGGCCAGCAGGCTGCCGTCGGCCCGGAACATCTGCGAGTGGACCAGCTCCCGGTGCTCGTCGTACGTCCGCAGGCACCAGCGGCTGCCCTCCTCCTCGACCGTCGGTGCGCCCGTGTCGTCGGCCGGGGCCGTGGGCGGCAGCGCGGCCAGCCGGTCGTGCAGCACCCCTTCGGCCTCCCAGGCGCGCAGGTCGCTGAACAGGGTCCGTACGGTCACGCCCTCGGGCAGGGTCCCGCGCCGGGTCAGCCGCTCGGTGATCTCGGCGCTGTCCTGCAGCGCGCTGAAGGTCAGGAGATCGACGGGGCGGCCGCTGCGCTGGACCTGCTCGCCGACGCGGCGGAGGGTGGCGGTCGTCTGACCGGCGTACTGCTCGGGGACCCACCAGGTCGTCACGAGCTGTCGGGCGGGCGGGAGCTCCTCGGACACGCCCCACACTCTGGCAGACGTCGAGTAGGTTAGCCCGGCTATGGCCCTGCTGCTCGACCTGACCCCCCTGCGCAGCGCGCCGGCCTACCGCCGCCTCTGGCTCGGCCTCAGCGTCTCCAACCTCGGCACCCAGCTCACCGTCACGGCGGTCGGTCTGCAGGTGTACCAGATCACCGGCTCGACCTTCTCGGTCGGCGTGCTCGGGATCTGCGCGCTCGTGCCGCTGGTCGTCCTCGGCCTCTACGGCGGCGCGCTCGTCGACGTCTACGACCGGCGCAAGGTCGCCCTGATCGCCTCGATCGGTCTCTGGGTCGTGTCCGGGCTGCTGGCCCTGCAGGCCTGGTTCCACCTGGACTCCGTCGCCGTGCTCTACGGGCTGGTGGCGCTGCAGTCGGCGGGCTTCGCGGTGAACAACCCGGCCCGTTCCGCGATCATCCCGCGCCTCGTGCCGAACGACCTGCTGCCCGCCGCGAACGTGCTCCAGACCGTCTCCTGGAACATCGCCTTCGTCGTCGGGCCCCTGATCGGCGCGTTCCTGGTCGCGGGCGGGGACTTCGGGCTCGCGTACACGGTCGACGTCGTCCTCTTCAGCGCGGCCCTCTGGGCGCTGTGGCGCCTGCCGGACCTGCCGCCCGTCGACACGGGGACCCCGGACGAGCCGGGCAAGCGCGGGATCGCCTCGGTGCTGGAGGGGCTGCGCTACCTCGCCACCCGCAAGAACGTCCGCATGACGTTCGTCGTCGACCTGACGGCGATGATCCTGGCCATGCCGCGGGTGCTGCTGCCCGCGGTCGGCGTCCTCTGGCTGGGCGGCGGGGCGACGACGACCGGGGAGCTGAGCGCCGCGTTCGCGGTCGGTGCGGTGCTGGCCGGCCTGCTGTCCGGCGGGCTGGTCAAGGTACGCCGCCAGGGCCGCGTCATCGTCGGCTCGATCGTCGTCTTCGGCCTGGCCGTCGCCGGCTTCGGCGCGGTCCTGCTGGGCGTGGGTCGTACGTCCCCGGCTCAGGTCCTCGTCCCGGGGCTGCTCGTCGCCTTCGTGCTCCTCGCCCTGGCCGGCGGCGCGGACGCCGTGAGCGCCGTGTTCCGGCAGACGATCCTGCAGGCCGCGACGCCGGACGCCATGCGGGGCCGGCTGCAGGGCGTCTTCATCGTCGTCGTGGCCGGCGGTCCCCGCCTGGGCGACCTCGTGCTCGGCACCGCGGCGGACCGGTTCGGCGAGGCCTGGGCCGCCCTCGGGGGCGGGCTGCTGTGCGTGGCGGTGCTGGTCGCCGTCGTCGCGGTGCAGCGTCGCTTCTGGGACTACGACGCCCACGACCCGCAGCCGTGAGGCGCGGACGACCGCCCGGGTGCGGCCCGCGTTGTTAGGGTCGAGCGCCTACGTGTGGTGCGCGAGCGCCCGAGGCGGGGAGCCAGATGAGTGACATCGGCGGGGTGCTGATCCACCAGCGCCGTCGAGTCGTCGAGATCGTCGACGTCTTCGCCCGGTACGGCTTCACCCAGCTGGCCTCGGTGTTCGGAGCGGCCACCGGCGACGAGCCGTCCCGGTTCCCGCTCCACCGCGCCGGTCTGCGGATCGCGGGCCTCGCCGACCCGGAGCTGGTGGCGATGACGACCGGCGAGCGGCTCCGCGCCGCCCTGGCCGAGCTGGGGACGACGTGGGTCAAGCTCGGCCAGATGCTCAGCCTGCGCGCCGACCTCGTCGGGGCCGACATCGCCGCGGCGCTGAGCGGGCTCCAGAGCACCGTCCCGGCCGACGCCCCCGGCCTGGCCACCGCCACGGTCGAGTCCGACCTCGGCCACCCCGTCAGCATCCTGTTCTCGGCGTTCTCCGACGAGCCGCTGGCCTCGGGCTCCGTCGCCCAGGTGCACGCGGCGACGCTGCACGACGGGACCGAGGTCGTGGTCAAGGTCCTGCACCACGACGCCGACCGCAAGGTCAGGGGCGACGTCGAGCTGATGAAGGTGCTCGCCCGTTCGGTGGAGTCGCTCGACCCCGCGCTGGCCCGCTACAACCCCGTGGCGATCGTGGCCGAGTTCAGCGACCTGATGACCGGTGCCGTGGACTTCACCTACGAGCTCGCCAACCTCCAGCAGATCGGCGCCAACCTCGCGGTCGAGCCCGACATCGTGGTCCCGCAGGCCTACCCGGAGCTGAGCACGGCACGGGTGCTGACCATGACCCGGATCCACGGCGGCCCGGTCGACTCCCGGGCCAGCCTGGAGGCGTACGGCTGGACGGTCGAGCGGTTCGTCCAACGGACCAGCGACGTGTTCCTGGCGATGATCTTCCGCGACGGGATGTTCCACGCCGACCCGCACCCGGGCAACTTCCTCGTCGTCGACGCCGGGCACCTCGCGGTCCTCGACTTCGGCGACGTCGGCTACCTGACGCCCAGCCGCCGGCTCGACTTCCAGGCGCTGCTGCTGGCCATCTCCGAGCGTGACGCCGGCGACTTCACCCACGCGCTGATGGCCGTCACCCGCGCGTCGGTCGAGGTCGACGAGGACGTCGTCCAGGGCGACGTCGAGGAGTGGATGCAGCGCTGGCTGGGCGGCGGGGTGAGCGAGCAGGACCTCGGGCCGGCCCTGGAGAACCTCCTCGTGCTCATCCGCGAGGACCACCTGACCTTCCCCTCCGACCTGCTGATGCCGCTGCGCGTGCTGCTGCGGCTCCAGGGGCTGGGGCTCCAGCTGGGCAGCACCGTCCCGCTCGACGACATGCTGCGCCCGTACCTCACGCAGATGCTGGCCGACCGCTACAAGCCGGCCGCGCTGCTCAAGCAGGCCCGCCGCACGTTGCGGAGCTGGGAGCGCCTGCTCGGGCCGCTCCCCGACGAGCTCGCCGGGCTGGCCGTCCGGCTGCGCCGCGAGGGCGCCCAGGTCGACGTCAAGGTCCACGACCCCGACGAGGTGATCGACAAGCTCATCGACGGCCTGCTCGCCTCGGCCTCGATCGTCGGCGCCTCGCAGCTGCTGAGCCGCCGCACGCCGCCGACGGTGCAGGACTTCTCCGTCCCCGGCGTGGCCGTCGGGGTGCTGGCCGCGTACACCTGGCGCCGCCTCCAGGTCCGCCGCGTCTCCCACAAGCCGCTCCGGAACCGCGTCGTCGGCCTCATCAGCCGCCGCTTCTGACGGGTCCGTCCCCTTTCGGGAGCGCGCCCGTCCACGTCTGCTCGCCTTGCGCGAGTCTGCGCGAGTTCGAACGCGCGCAGACTTCACCAGAGCGAGCAGACGTGCGGGATGCAGGTCTGGGTGGCCCATGGACAGCCGATGGGTGACGCTCGGGGCGGTTGCTGCGTCCTTGTCCTTGAACCCGCGAAGGGTAGGTTGCCGCGTCATTGGGGGCCCGAAAGGCGCGGCAACCTACCTCTCGCGGGGGGGTGGGGAAGTGAGCCAGGGGCGTACGGGTCAGGCGGCGAGGTCGTGGAGGACGGCCTCGAGGGCGTCGAGGCCCGCGTCGAGCTGCTCCTCGGTGATGACGAGCGGCGGGGCGAGGCGGATGGTCGAGCCGTGCGTGTCCTTGGCCAGGACGTGCCGGCGGGCGAGGGCCTCGCAGACGTCGCGACCGGTGCCGAGGGCGGGGTCGACGTCGATCCCGGCCCACAGACCGCGCACGCGGACCGCGACGACGCCGTGGCCGACCAGGGCCTCGAGCCGCTCGCGCAGGTGCTCGCCGAGGCGGGTGGCGCGTTCCTGGATCTCGCCGGTCGCCAGCATCGCGACGACCTCGGCCCCGACGGCGCAGGCCAGCGGGTTGCCGCCGAACGTGCTCCCGTGCGTCCCCGGCTGGAGGACGCCCAGCACGTCGGCGTCGGCGACGACCGCCGAGACCGGGACGATGCCGCCGCCGAGCGCCTTGCCCAGCAGGTACACGTCCGGCACCACGCCCTCGTGCTCGCAGGCGAGCGTCCGGCCCGTACGCCCCAGGCCGGACTGGATCTCGTCGGCGATGAAGAGGACGTTCCGCTCGCGGGTCACCGCGCGGACGCCGGCCAGGTAGCCGGCCGGCGGGATGCGGACGCCCGCCTCGCCCTGGATCGGCTCGAGGAGCACGGCGACGGTGTCGGCGGTGATCGCGGCGGTCAGCGCGTCGAGGTCGCCGTACGGGACGGTGACGAAGCCGGGGGTGAACGGGCCGTAGTCGTCGCGGGCCTCGGGGTCGTCGGAGAAGCTGACGATGGTCGTCGTCCGGCCGTGGAAGTTGCCGCCGGCCACGATGATCTGCGCGCGGCCCGCGGGGACGCCCTTGACGCGGTAGCCCCACTTGCGGGCGACCTTGATGCCCGACTCCACGGCCTCGGCGCCCGTGTTCATCGGCAGCACCATCTCCTTGCCGACCAGCGCGGCGAGCACGGTGGCGAAGGGCGCCAGCTGGTCGTGGTGGAACGCGCGCGAGGTCAGGGTCACGCGGTCGAGCTGGGCCCGGGCGGCCGCGAGCAGGCGCGGGTGGCCGTGGCCGAAGTTCGTCGCGGAGTACGCGGCGAGGAAGTCGAGGTAGTCGGTCCCGTCGACGTCGGTCACCACCGCGCCGAGCCCGTGGGAGACCACGACCTCGAGCGGGTGGTAGTTGTGCGCGACGTGCTCCGACTCGGCCTCGAGGAGGGCGGCCGCGGCGGTCGACGGGGGGGCGGTGGAGCGCGTGGGGGTGTCCAGGACGGCGGTCATCGTGGGTCTCCTTCTTCTGAGCGGGCGGGGCGGATCTCCTGGGTGCAGCACTTGACGCTGCCGCCGCCGAGGAGCAGCTCGGAGGTGTCGATCTCGACGCAGACGTAGCCCCGGGCCTCGAGGGCGTCGCGCAGGTGCCCGGCGCCGACGGGCAGGAACACGTTCCGGCCGTCGCCGACCGCGTTGAGCCCGAAGGCGTACGCGTCGGCGTCGTCGGCCAGGACCGCGTCGGGGAAGCGGTCGGCCAGCACCGCCTGCGACCGTGCGCTGAAGGCCGGCGGGTAGTAGGCGACCTGATCGGTGTCGGAGTCGAGGACGGCCAGGGCCACGTCGAGGTGGTAGAACCGCGGGTCGACGAGCTCGAGGCTCAGCACCTCCCGGCCGGTGAGGGCGGCGAGCTCGGCGTGCGCGGCCAGGTTGGTGCGGAAGCCGTACCCGGCCAGGACGACCGACGACAGCACGGCGAAGTCGCCCTCGGCCTCGTTCACCGCCACCGGGTCGGCCAGCGCGCGCCCGCCGTAGAGCACCCCGAAGCGTGCGTGCCACGCCCGGTGCGCGACCGCCTCCGCCGCCCGTTGGGAGGTGGCGAAGCGGGCACCGAGCGTGCGACCGTCGACGACGGTGGCCCCGTTCGCCGCGAAGACCATGTCCGGCAGCCCCGGCACGGGGTCGAGCAGGTCGACGCGGTGCCCGGCCGCCCGGTAG
Coding sequences:
- the rocD gene encoding ornithine--oxo-acid transaminase, with amino-acid sequence MTAVLDTPTRSTAPPSTAAAALLEAESEHVAHNYHPLEVVVSHGLGAVVTDVDGTDYLDFLAAYSATNFGHGHPRLLAAARAQLDRVTLTSRAFHHDQLAPFATVLAALVGKEMVLPMNTGAEAVESGIKVARKWGYRVKGVPAGRAQIIVAGGNFHGRTTTIVSFSDDPEARDDYGPFTPGFVTVPYGDLDALTAAITADTVAVLLEPIQGEAGVRIPPAGYLAGVRAVTRERNVLFIADEIQSGLGRTGRTLACEHEGVVPDVYLLGKALGGGIVPVSAVVADADVLGVLQPGTHGSTFGGNPLACAVGAEVVAMLATGEIQERATRLGEHLRERLEALVGHGVVAVRVRGLWAGIDVDPALGTGRDVCEALARRHVLAKDTHGSTIRLAPPLVITEEQLDAGLDALEAVLHDLAA
- the ddaH gene encoding dimethylargininase, yielding MTTTVPTHVQQQPRRVRPRHYLMCPPTWFDVTYAINPWMDPRLPVDRERAYAQWSALVAAYRAAGHRVDLLDPVPGLPDMVFAANGATVVDGRTLGARFATSQRAAEAVAHRAWHARFGVLYGGRALADPVAVNEAEGDFAVLSSVVLAGYGFRTNLAAHAELAALTGREVLSLELVDPRFYHLDVALAVLDSDTDQVAYYPPAFSARSQAVLADRFPDAVLADDADAYAFGLNAVGDGRNVFLPVGAGHLRDALEARGYVCVEIDTSELLLGGGSVKCCTQEIRPARSEEGDPR